The Anastrepha ludens isolate Willacy chromosome X, idAnaLude1.1, whole genome shotgun sequence genome includes a window with the following:
- the LOC128870368 gene encoding uncharacterized protein LOC128870368 — protein GRKKCTSIVKNVLAKEEKDNLVKKLKVNKFSIMVDESTDSMCSDGASVMIGQHNSFALRLIRDIPNAIVVKCICHSAAIIASKACLTLPRGPEDLLRQIGEEAAF, from the exons ggaagaaagaagtgcaccagcatagtaaaaaatgtattggcaaaagaagaaaaagacaatttagtaaaaaaattaaaagtaaacaaattttccataatgGTCGATGAGAGCACAGACA gTATGTGCAGCGATGGTGCCAGTGTAATGATCGGACAGCATAATTCTTTTGCATTAAGATTAATTAGGGACATACCAAATGCTATAGTTGTAAAGTGCATCTGTCATTCTGCAGCAATTATTGCAAGTAAGGCTTGTTTAACGCTACCCAGAGGACCTGAGGATCTTTTGCGGCAAATCG GCGAAGAAGCAGCATTCTAA